A genomic segment from Fuerstiella sp. encodes:
- a CDS encoding DUF1549 and DUF1553 domain-containing protein, with product MQKPMRHFECRIPDQAVVPIAPVFRVHRGFCVPQQFQRHVRSWKIFSLVLSVTVLLCSTHLVTHASEPLPSVGSSRPVYFATDVVPILTKLGCNGGGCHGKATGQNGFKLSLFGFDPEFDHQAIVQAARGRRLLPASPEHSLLMMKATSETPHGGGQRLEKSSEDYDVLLAWIAQGAAKPKSDDPQLVRIELASPVKTLRAESLIQLNVTAFFSDGTSRDVTRQTVYESNQPDVATVDSSGLVSTTSQSGLVSVMARFGEKIVTFDAALPFARSDSEMAAVQKQLDVLEQKFSNSEIDRLLLQQWRRMGVVPSTPADDATMIRRLTIDICGTLPTKDEVTEYLNDDRPDKRNRLVNRLLARPEYSSYFALKWADILQNRGAGYSTSKQRPGTTLFGAWIRDSIAANKPYDQFVAEIIAASGSQNENPPTIWYRTVRKTPEYVESVAQAFLGVRIQCAQCHNHPTERWTQSDYYGLAAVFSRVGRKGGFADAEVPTNEIIYVKSHGTMKHPRSGELLSPKPLGAAAFEADGFSDPRVHLARWMTGPDNPFFARTMVNRIWAHFLSRGIVHPIDDARSTNPPSNPELLDALSDGFIASGFDVKQLIRTITGCYVYLLDSSPNEGNAGDVQSFARFYPRRMTAEVLLDGISQALEVPTSFPGMPAGIRAIDLPDENVAAHFLDVFGRPSRMSACECERVDSPSLAQALELVNSTEIQRKLTAEPGYASQLASGELTTEDVVTDCFLTMLARYPLASEREAAVSFIDSQEDRPTACRDLLWSLLATNEFLLNH from the coding sequence ATGCAGAAACCGATGCGACATTTTGAATGCCGGATTCCTGACCAGGCGGTGGTACCAATTGCTCCGGTGTTTCGGGTTCACAGGGGTTTCTGTGTGCCGCAACAGTTTCAGCGACATGTCCGCAGCTGGAAAATCTTTTCGCTAGTCCTGTCTGTCACCGTATTGCTGTGCAGCACGCACCTTGTGACGCACGCCAGTGAACCGCTGCCGTCAGTCGGTTCCTCACGTCCGGTGTATTTTGCCACGGATGTGGTTCCGATACTCACGAAACTCGGCTGCAACGGCGGGGGATGTCACGGTAAAGCGACCGGACAAAACGGCTTCAAACTGTCTCTTTTCGGATTCGATCCTGAATTCGACCACCAGGCAATTGTCCAGGCCGCCCGAGGACGTCGGCTGCTTCCGGCCTCACCGGAGCACAGTCTTCTGATGATGAAAGCAACATCAGAAACACCACACGGCGGCGGTCAGCGACTGGAAAAATCCAGTGAGGACTACGACGTCCTTCTTGCCTGGATTGCACAGGGTGCGGCTAAACCAAAATCTGATGATCCGCAACTGGTTCGAATCGAACTGGCATCCCCAGTCAAAACGCTCCGTGCCGAGTCTTTGATTCAACTGAATGTGACCGCGTTCTTTTCCGACGGAACGTCCCGTGATGTTACCCGCCAGACTGTCTACGAATCGAACCAGCCCGATGTGGCAACCGTTGATTCCAGCGGGCTCGTGTCAACAACATCACAATCAGGCCTGGTGTCGGTGATGGCTCGGTTTGGAGAAAAGATTGTAACGTTTGACGCAGCACTTCCGTTCGCACGGAGTGATTCCGAAATGGCTGCTGTACAAAAACAACTAGACGTCCTGGAACAAAAATTCAGCAATTCGGAGATCGACCGGCTGTTGCTTCAGCAGTGGCGACGCATGGGAGTTGTTCCGTCTACACCTGCAGACGACGCTACAATGATCCGCCGACTGACGATAGACATCTGCGGGACACTGCCAACAAAGGACGAAGTCACTGAGTACCTGAATGACGATCGTCCGGACAAGCGTAATCGATTGGTCAATCGACTTCTGGCACGTCCTGAGTATTCCAGCTATTTTGCCCTGAAATGGGCCGACATTCTGCAAAACCGCGGCGCCGGTTATTCGACCAGTAAACAACGGCCCGGCACAACGTTATTTGGCGCTTGGATTCGTGACTCGATTGCCGCCAATAAACCATATGACCAGTTCGTCGCAGAGATCATCGCCGCCAGTGGCAGCCAGAACGAGAATCCTCCCACGATCTGGTACCGCACCGTGCGAAAGACGCCGGAGTACGTTGAATCTGTGGCTCAGGCTTTTCTGGGTGTCCGTATTCAGTGTGCACAGTGTCACAATCATCCAACCGAGCGCTGGACGCAGTCAGACTATTACGGCCTGGCCGCGGTCTTTTCACGTGTGGGGAGAAAGGGTGGATTCGCAGATGCAGAAGTTCCGACCAACGAAATCATCTATGTAAAGTCGCACGGAACAATGAAACATCCGCGCTCCGGTGAGCTGCTCAGTCCGAAACCTCTCGGCGCAGCTGCATTTGAAGCAGATGGTTTTTCAGATCCTCGTGTTCATTTGGCAAGGTGGATGACCGGTCCCGACAATCCGTTCTTCGCTCGCACGATGGTCAATCGCATCTGGGCACACTTTCTAAGTCGTGGGATTGTGCACCCAATCGATGATGCCCGCAGTACGAATCCCCCCAGTAATCCCGAACTGCTTGACGCCCTGTCGGATGGCTTCATTGCCAGCGGATTCGATGTTAAACAGCTGATTCGTACCATCACGGGCTGCTATGTGTATCTGCTGGATTCATCACCCAATGAGGGTAACGCCGGTGACGTACAGTCGTTTGCCAGATTCTATCCCCGGCGAATGACCGCTGAAGTGCTGCTGGACGGCATCAGCCAGGCACTGGAAGTGCCAACCAGTTTTCCAGGGATGCCTGCCGGTATCCGAGCGATCGATTTGCCGGATGAAAATGTCGCAGCGCATTTCCTTGATGTCTTCGGTCGGCCGTCACGCATGTCGGCCTGCGAATGTGAGCGGGTGGATTCCCCCTCTCTCGCACAGGCACTCGAGCTTGTTAATTCAACGGAAATCCAGCGTAAACTGACCGCAGAGCCCGGGTACGCCAGCCAGCTGGCTTCCGGCGAACTCACTACCGAAGACGTGGTCACGGACTGTTTTCTGACGATGCTGGCAAGGTACCCTCTTGCGTCAGAACGGGAAGCAGCCGTGTCATTTATAGATTCTCAGGAAGATCGCCCCACAGCATGCCGAGATTTGCTGTGGTCATTACTGGCAACCAACGAATTCTTGCTCAATCACTGA